One part of the Sphingobacterium sp. LZ7M1 genome encodes these proteins:
- a CDS encoding glycoside hydrolase family 73 protein: MLEYCRKIFVICILITLSTLGLYAQDYTTKSYIEKHSPAAQTLMRETGVPASVILAVAIHESAYGNSRIARYLNNHFGIKGKNNSKKIRSAYKGYGSVLDSYRDFVGLLQRRKATQPLFDKHNSEDYKGWIKGIARSGYSETGDWSRKVISTIDTYDLEKYDEKINLN, from the coding sequence ATGCTAGAATATTGTAGAAAGATTTTTGTGATATGTATACTTATCACTCTTTCAACTTTAGGGCTTTATGCTCAAGATTATACGACGAAGTCGTACATTGAGAAACATAGTCCGGCAGCTCAAACGCTAATGCGTGAAACAGGGGTTCCGGCCTCTGTCATCTTAGCAGTAGCAATTCACGAAAGTGCCTATGGCAACAGTAGAATTGCACGCTATCTGAACAACCACTTTGGTATCAAAGGGAAGAACAACAGTAAAAAGATCCGTTCGGCTTATAAAGGATATGGTTCGGTGTTGGATTCTTACCGTGATTTTGTGGGACTTCTCCAAAGAAGAAAGGCTACGCAGCCCTTGTTCGACAAACACAATTCAGAAGACTATAAGGGATGGATTAAGGGAATCGCTAGATCTGGATATTCAGAGACCGGTGATTGGTCGAGAAAGGTAATCTCTACGATCGACACTTATGACCTTGAAAAGTACGACGAAAAAATAAATCTTAATTAA
- a CDS encoding O-methyltransferase produces the protein MFEESNPLNSYLEDTTDEENSLLKKVNRETYLKETMPHMLSGHYQGRVLSMISKMVHPRLALEIGTFTGYATLCLAEGLEDEGVLHSIDINEEQQERVQSYFDESPYASQIKYHIGDAAEVIPSIEGTFDLVFIDADKKRNLYYFNTLIDRVRPGGVILVDNVLWKGKVFDENPDKQTQQVIELNQTLAEDKRVEKLILPIRDGLFVLRKK, from the coding sequence ATGTTTGAAGAGTCTAATCCATTAAACAGCTATCTGGAAGATACTACGGACGAGGAAAATTCGTTGTTAAAAAAGGTCAATAGAGAGACCTATCTGAAGGAGACCATGCCCCACATGTTATCGGGGCATTACCAAGGAAGAGTGCTGTCGATGATCAGCAAGATGGTACATCCGAGGTTGGCTTTGGAAATTGGAACTTTTACAGGATATGCTACCCTGTGTTTAGCAGAGGGATTGGAAGATGAGGGTGTTTTGCATAGCATTGATATCAATGAGGAGCAACAGGAGCGGGTTCAGTCTTATTTTGATGAATCGCCCTATGCAAGTCAGATCAAGTATCATATTGGCGATGCAGCGGAGGTGATCCCAAGTATTGAAGGGACTTTTGATCTGGTGTTCATTGATGCCGATAAAAAAAGGAACCTGTACTACTTCAATACATTGATCGACCGAGTGAGGCCTGGAGGTGTGATCTTAGTTGACAATGTGTTATGGAAAGGCAAGGTTTTTGATGAGAACCCCGACAAGCAAACACAGCAAGTAATCGAATTAAATCAAACCTTGGCAGAGGATAAACGGGTTGAAAAACTTATTCTGCCGATTAGAGATGGGCTTTTTGTGCTACGCAAAAAGTAG